From ANME-2 cluster archaeon:
CAGCTTATGGCTTTGCTACCCATAGCGGTCGGACTGTCACTCATAGGATTTGAATCCGTGGAGATAACCATGATCGAAGCTGCCAGGCTTGTCCGCTCTGATATACAGGTCCTGTTGAGGGTTATCCTGCCACTTATGGCACCCATGCTTGCAGCGGGTACAGGCATCCTGTTCCTGCTCAGTCTTGTGGATTACAGTGTCCCCTCCCTGTTCGGATTAAATGTCTATTCACTTGAGATATTTGCAGAATACGGCGCAACCAACCAGCCGTCAAGTGCTTTTTTACTGGCCCTGCCCGAACTGTTCATTACTCTCGCTGTTATCCTGTTAGCACGGAACGCACTCAAAGATGCCGTCCAGAATCAGGTCCGGAGCCGGGCAGGTACATACGATTGGCCGCTCTGGTTCACCTGGCTGCAACGGTTTGCCATTATCGTTCTCTTCCTGCAGATATCTATCCTGGTACTGAGCCTTGTCTCGTCTGCCGGAACAGGGAAGGACCTTGCACTGACAATCTCAATGTCACGCAGTGAGATATCGTTCACGTTCTGGATATGCATAGCTGCATCTCTCATCTGCCTGCCCTTTGCCCTTGCAGCAGCGCACGAGATGCAAAGGAAGGATTGGCGGGGAACAGTATGGTGGGTGCTGGTAATATCACCGCTGGCAGTACCTGCTCCCCTGGTGGGTATCGGCATGGTATCGTTATGGAACCGTCCCCTCTGGTACGAACTGTACGGCACTTCTGCCATGCCTCTCCTGGCGCTCCTGGCCCGGTTCACGCCTCTGGCTGCCATAGTCCTTATGGCACAATTGCGCCGCATCGATCCATTACTGTTAGACGCAGCACAGGTCTTTGATACTCATCCGCTTCGGACCTGGTTCCAGGTCAGGTTGCCGCTCATGACCCCTGGTTTAATGGCTGCTGCATTCATAACATTTGCATTGAGCATAGGAGAACTGGGTGCGACCCTCATAACAGTCCCGCCGGGACGGGGTACTCTCACCCTCAAGATATACAATTACAAATCGGTTATGTGACCAGGCATAATGGCGGTTACCGACTGACACAGGATACCCTGTTACTGAGCAGGAGAATGCTGCTACTGGATACATTCCTGACCCTGACCTCAGGCAGGATAGGACATGATGGAAAAGTGATCATTATCGGTTTCACCGGCATCCAGGCCGGGGTCCACGACCTGCTGTTCATAGATGCAAATAAAGATAGTGTCCTGATAGATGCTGTATCGTCGGCTGTGATGCTTGATTATGTATCCCATTTCCTGGAACCCTCAGGAGCACTTGAAGGGAAAAACAAATCGGGCTAACTGTTTTTTTCAGGAAATGGTTACTCAGTATCGATTTTTACATATCTGCTTATCCATATTTGATCAGCAGGTACTCGATCTTTCAGGCATTTACGGTATTCTCCTATACAAAATATGCCAGAGATAACCCTTTATATCCCATGAAATAATCTAACATACAGGTGAACTCCCGATGAAATACATTGTACTCCTGGGCGATGGCATGGCAGACTATCCCCTTGACGAACTGGGTGGACTGACCCCCCTGCAAGCTGCCCGTACCCCCAGCATGGACCGCATGGCAAAACAGGGGCAGTGCGGACTGGCGCAGACCGTTCCTGATGACATGCCTCCGGGTTCGGATGTTGCCAATCTCGCTATCCTTGGATATGACCCTGCAAAGTACTATTCGGGCAGGGGACCCCTGGAAGCTGCCAGTATGGGTGTGGAACTGGCTGCTGACGATATCGCGTTTCGCTGCAACCTCATCACTGAAAAGGACGGGGTCATTGCCGATTACAGCGCAGGCCACATTTCTACTGAGGAAGCAGGAGAACTTATCCGGACGGTGGACGAACACTTAGGCAGCAACAACGCGCGGTTCCACGCCGGCATCAGCTACCGCCATCTGCTTGTGCTCTCAGGCGGCAGGGGAAAGGACGCCAGGTGCACCCCGCCCCATGACCAGGTGGGTGGCAGGGTGGTAGATTTCCTGCCACACGGCCTGGATGCAGAATTTCTCATCCGGCTCATCATGGATTCAAAACCCGTGCTGGAAGGACATGAAATTAACCGGCGCAGGATGGCGCAAGGAAAGAACACGGGCAATATGATATGGTTATGGGCGCAGGGCAGGGCACCGTCAATGCCACATTTCAGGGAGTTGTATGGTATAAGCGGGGCTATGATATCTGCCGTGGACCTGCTCAAAGGTCTGGGAGTATGTGCAGGGCTTAACGTGATCGACGTACCGGGCGCAACTGGCTACCTTGATACGAATTATACAGGAAAGGCAGATGCTGCACTGCAGGCTCTGGAATCTTGTGATTTCGTGTACGTGCATGTGGAAGCTGCTGACGAGGCCGCGCATATTGGTGACCTGGATGCAAAGATACAGGCCATCGAGGACTTTGACAGCAAAGTAGTGGGGCACGTCATGGATGGAATGGCTGCATTTGATGATTATAAAATTTTACTGATGCCTGACCACAGTACACCCATACCCATGAAGACGCATACCCATGACCCTGTGCCTTTTGTGGTACTTTCAAGTAATGGTGGTGCGGATGATGTTATCGAATATAATGAGTTCTCTGTGAAGGCAGGTTCACTGGGAAGGGTAGAAGGGCACAGGATAATGAATTACCTGGTGCATGGAAAATTCTGATTACCTGTTCTGCATGTGCCCCAGTGCCCTTTCCCAATAATCCTCAGCAGCCTCTCGTATGCCCGCAATCTCCTCTGTCGTCAGCTGGCGGACCACTTTGCCCGGACTGCCCATTACCAGACTGCCGGGCGGGAATGTCTTGCCTTCCGTGATAAGTGTCCCGGCACCAACCAGGCACCCGTCCCCCAGTACGGCATTGTTCATCACGATCGACCCCATACCGATCATGCAGCCGTTGCCTATGGTACAGCCGTGGAGTATCACGCCGTGACCCACCACGCAATACCCGCCAATAGTTACCGTATTTTCCGGTCCAGCATGCACGGTGCAGTTATCCTGGATATTGGTCCATGGACCAATATGGATGACATAAG
This genomic window contains:
- a CDS encoding iron ABC transporter permease; the protein is MKKTMSIPYRYQHRSPGSYLHIFGLLAFTFIVFGPLLSLVVDSAGYLASEPGQVIPTERSSGLLFNSIALAFCVAAGGIILGVMIASVLWRWQSGRKHSLRWFLLVFAPIPPYVHALAWSTSMSYLSDILVRFGLPGISLQGWSGSWWVQLMALLPIAVGLSLIGFESVEITMIEAARLVRSDIQVLLRVILPLMAPMLAAGTGILFLLSLVDYSVPSLFGLNVYSLEIFAEYGATNQPSSAFLLALPELFITLAVILLARNALKDAVQNQVRSRAGTYDWPLWFTWLQRFAIIVLFLQISILVLSLVSSAGTGKDLALTISMSRSEISFTFWICIAASLICLPFALAAAHEMQRKDWRGTVWWVLVISPLAVPAPLVGIGMVSLWNRPLWYELYGTSAMPLLALLARFTPLAAIVLMAQLRRIDPLLLDAAQVFDTHPLRTWFQVRLPLMTPGLMAAAFITFALSIGELGATLITVPPGRGTLTLKIYNYKSVM
- a CDS encoding cofactor-independent phosphoglycerate mutase; this encodes MKYIVLLGDGMADYPLDELGGLTPLQAARTPSMDRMAKQGQCGLAQTVPDDMPPGSDVANLAILGYDPAKYYSGRGPLEAASMGVELAADDIAFRCNLITEKDGVIADYSAGHISTEEAGELIRTVDEHLGSNNARFHAGISYRHLLVLSGGRGKDARCTPPHDQVGGRVVDFLPHGLDAEFLIRLIMDSKPVLEGHEINRRRMAQGKNTGNMIWLWAQGRAPSMPHFRELYGISGAMISAVDLLKGLGVCAGLNVIDVPGATGYLDTNYTGKADAALQALESCDFVYVHVEAADEAAHIGDLDAKIQAIEDFDSKVVGHVMDGMAAFDDYKILLMPDHSTPIPMKTHTHDPVPFVVLSSNGGADDVIEYNEFSVKAGSLGRVEGHRIMNYLVHGKF
- a CDS encoding gamma carbonic anhydrase family protein, with amino-acid sequence MESRIRSFQGMFPKMDDPIYIDPLGAVIGDVELSDHVSIWSNAVVKGDPYVIHIGPWTNIQDNCTVHAGPENTVTIGGYCVVGHGVILHGCTIGNGCMIGMGSIVMNNAVLGDGCLVGAGTLITEGKTFPPGSLVMGSPGKVVRQLTTEEIAGIREAAEDYWERALGHMQNR